One part of the Eucalyptus grandis isolate ANBG69807.140 chromosome 10, ASM1654582v1, whole genome shotgun sequence genome encodes these proteins:
- the LOC104422534 gene encoding LOW QUALITY PROTEIN: probable NOT transcription complex subunit VIP2 (The sequence of the model RefSeq protein was modified relative to this genomic sequence to represent the inferred CDS: inserted 1 base in 1 codon), whose product MSGLINSSLNNSTSNLPDGTGRSFATSFSGQSGAASPVFHHSGTIQGLHNMHGGFNVPNMAATIPSRSSTINNLQSGGIQQPAGNLSGGRFASNNLPVALSQLSHGSSHGHSGVTNRGGLNVVGNPGFSSNANGVGGSIPGILPTSATIGNRNGVPGLGVSPILGNASSRISSSIGNMVGGGSIGKNLNAAGGVSVSGLASRLNLSSNAGSGNLGVQGQNRLLGGVLSQGSPQVFSMLSGSYPSAANPLSQSHVQQVNNLSSMGMLNELNSSDSTPFDINLDFPQLTSRPSSAGGPQGQIGSLRKQNLSPIVQQNQEFSIQNEDFPALPGFKGGNSDYSIDLHQKEQLHDNAMSMMQSQHFSMGRSAGFNXGGAYSSHRPQQQQQQQQPVPSVTGGGVSFSPGNNQDLLHLQGSDIFPSSHSTYHSQGFQTSGPPPGVGLRPLNSPSAISGMGSYDQLVQQYQQQQNQSQFRLQQMSAVNQSFREQGLRPMQTSQSTPDPYGLLGLLSVIRTSDPDLASLALGIDLTTLGLNLNSSEDLHKTFGSPWSDEPAKGDPEFSVPQCYYSKQPPTLHQGYFAKFSVETLFYIFYSMPKDEAQLYAANELYNRGWVHHKELRMWFLRAPNMEPLKTPLYERGSYHCFDPNSFEIIRKDNMMLQFEMLEKRPALPQH is encoded by the exons ATGTCAGGGTTGATAAAT TCTTCTCTCAACAACTCAACATCGAATCTACCAGACGGCACTGGACGATCTTTTGCAACATCCTTCTCTGGTCAGTCCGGTGCTGCTTCCCCCGTTTTTCATCATAGTG GAACTATTCAAGGGTTGCATAACATGCATGGGGGCTTTAATGTTCCCAATATGGCGGCCACAATTCCATCAAGAAGCTCCACAATAAATAATCTACAGTCCGGCGGCATCCAACAACCAGCTGGAAACCTTTCTGGTGGCCGATTTGCATCAAATAATCTTCCTGTCGCACTCTCTCAG CTATCTCATGGAAGTTCTCATGGACATTCAGGAGTCACAAATAGAGGGGGTCTCAACGTTGTAGGAAACCCCGGATTTAGCAGTAATGCGAATGGAGTTGGAGGCTCCATCCCTGGTATCCTGCCTACGTCTGCAACAATTGGAAATCGGAATGGCGTTCCTGGACTGGGGGTGTCCCCAATTTTGGGAAATGCAAGTTCTCGCATTTCAAGCTCTATCGGTAACATGGTTGGAGGTGGCAGCATTGGGAAGAATTTAAATGCTGCTGGAGGAGTATCTGTGTCTGGTCTTGCATCTCGTCTAAATTTGAGTTCTAATGCTGGATCTGGAAATTTGGGTGTACAGGGCCAGAATAGATTATTGGGCGGTGTACTTTCCCAGG GATCTCCTCAGGTTTTTTCAATGTTAAGCGGTTCTTATCCTTCGGCAGCAAATCCTCTTTCACAAAGTCATGTGCAGCAAGTGAATAATCTTAGCTCTATGGGAATGTTGAATGAGTTGAACTCAAGTGACAGTACCCCTTTCGACATAAACTTAGATTTTCCTCAGCTGACCAGTCGTCCTAGTTCTGCTGGAGGGCCTCAAGGGCAAATAG GTTCTCTTCGGAAACAAAATCTTAGCCCAATTGTTCAACAGAATCAAGAATTCAGCATCCAGAACGAGGATTTTCCTGCCTTACCAGGATTTAAAG GTGGTAATTCAGATTATTCTATTGACTTGCACCAGAAGGAGCAACTTCATGACAATGCTATGTCAATGATGCAATCCCAGCATTTCTCG ATGGGAAGGTCTGCTGGATTTA TTGGGGGAGCATACTCATCTCATCGAcctcagcagcagcagcaacaacagcaACCTGTGCCTTCAGTCACTGGTGGTGGGGTTTCCTTTTCACCCGGGAACAATCAGGATCTTCTACACTTGCAAGGATCAGATATATTTCCATCTTCCCATTCAACATATCACTCTCAG GGCTTTCAAACAAGTGGACCTCCTCCTGGGGTTGGGCTTAGACCTCTAAATTCACCAAGTGCTATATCTGGAATGGGTTCATATGACCAGCTTGTCCAGCAATATCAGCAGCAGCAGAACCAATCTCAATTTCGCTTGCAGCAGATGTCTGCAGTTAATCAGTCATTTAGGGAGCAGGGTTTGAGACCTATGCAAACATCACAGTCTACTCCTGATCCATATGGGTTGCTGGGCTTGCTAAGTGTTATAAGGACAAGTGATCCTGATCTGGCATCTCTAGCACTTGGCATTGATTTGACCACACTCGGGCTAAATTTGAATTCTTCTGAGGATCTTCACAAGACTTTTGGTTCCCCATGGTCCGATGAGCCAGCAAAGGGTGACCCAGAGTTTAGTGTTCCACAATGTTATTATTCTAAACAGCCCCCAACTTTACAT CAAGGTTATTTTGCGAAGTTCTCTGTGGAGACattattttacatattttaCAG CATGCCTAAAGATGAAGCCCAATTATATGCTGCAAATGAACT TTACAACAGAGGTTGGGTTCATCACAAAGAGCTTCGGATGTGGTTTTTGAGGGCCCCTAACATGGAACCACTGAAGACACCATTGTATGAGAGAGGATCTTATCACTGTTTCGATCCTAACTCATTCGAGATAATTCGCAAG GATAATATGATGCTTCAATTCGAGATGCTGGAAAAGAGACCAGCCCTACCTCAGCACTAA